The following are encoded in a window of Campylobacter concisus ATCC 51562 genomic DNA:
- a CDS encoding 4-(cytidine 5'-diphospho)-2-C-methyl-D-erythritol kinase, translated as MKSFAKINVFLKVVGTRGNYHEILSRFILCEQLFDEIYFKKSDSFAIECNNHDIKDNIIQKAIDELKRAGFSNELDKFFSSHKIIINKNIPIGAGLGGGSSNAATFLLMVNDELNLNIKRENLMQIASKIGADVAFFVSGYKAANVRGIGEIIEEFDDEVPGLNIFTPNVFCSTPAVYQEFRSNFLQYIDVNTAKKMRNLKSKELLEIYKNGELNDLFAPCFNLYPQMNEFKDKFLSGSGSSVFSVK; from the coding sequence ATGAAAAGCTTTGCAAAGATCAATGTCTTTTTGAAGGTAGTTGGCACCAGAGGCAACTACCACGAAATTTTATCGCGCTTTATCCTCTGTGAGCAGCTTTTTGACGAAATTTATTTTAAAAAGTCAGATTCATTTGCCATAGAATGCAACAACCACGATATAAAAGACAATATCATTCAAAAAGCAATAGATGAGCTAAAAAGAGCTGGCTTTTCAAACGAGTTAGATAAGTTTTTTAGCTCCCATAAAATCATCATCAACAAAAATATCCCAATTGGTGCGGGCCTTGGTGGAGGCAGTTCAAATGCCGCCACCTTTTTACTAATGGTAAATGATGAGCTAAATTTAAATATAAAACGCGAAAATTTGATGCAAATAGCGTCTAAAATCGGCGCAGATGTAGCTTTTTTCGTAAGTGGCTACAAGGCAGCAAATGTAAGAGGTATAGGTGAGATCATAGAAGAATTTGACGATGAGGTGCCGGGTTTAAATATCTTCACGCCAAATGTTTTTTGCTCCACGCCGGCGGTTTATCAAGAATTTAGAAGCAATTTCTTACAATACATAGACGTTAATACTGCAAAAAAGATGCGAAATTTAAAGAGCAAAGAGCTACTTGAAATTTATAAAAACGGGGAGTTAAACGATCTTTTTGCCCCATGTTTCAATCTCTATCCACAGATGAATGAGTTTAAAGATAAATTTCTAAGTGGTAGCGGCAGTAGCGTATTTAGCGTAAAATAA
- the truB gene encoding tRNA pseudouridine(55) synthase TruB, translated as MNAIFVANKPAGMSSNHFLGRLKRKYGVKKAGFSGTLDPFASGCLIVAFGSYTKFFRFLDKSPKVYEATIWLGASSPSMDNENITEISNVKELNLEKLEIIRGELTGKISYIPPKFSAKHVNGTRAYKLARNGEEFELKTETMEIFDSQILNYSHPFLTIRLSVSEGSYIRSYAEIFGKKFGYNVTLSSLKRISEGKFCYENEKFLNICDFLNIQKNTYFGEINDILDGKKLKINDFETQKQGIYLLNYDKFMSVIQITDDTINYTLNKVEKC; from the coding sequence ATGAACGCCATTTTCGTGGCAAACAAGCCTGCTGGTATGAGCTCAAACCACTTTTTAGGGCGACTAAAGAGAAAATACGGCGTTAAAAAGGCTGGATTTTCAGGCACACTTGATCCATTCGCTAGCGGCTGCTTAATAGTCGCTTTTGGTTCATATACGAAATTTTTTAGATTTTTAGATAAAAGTCCAAAAGTCTATGAAGCTACGATCTGGCTAGGGGCTAGCAGTCCTAGCATGGATAATGAAAATATCACTGAAATTTCAAATGTAAAAGAGCTAAATTTAGAAAAACTTGAAATCATAAGAGGTGAGCTAACTGGTAAGATAAGCTACATCCCGCCAAAATTTAGCGCCAAGCACGTAAATGGCACAAGAGCCTATAAGCTAGCTAGAAATGGCGAAGAATTTGAGCTAAAGACAGAAACGATGGAAATTTTTGATAGTCAAATTTTAAACTATTCGCACCCATTTTTAACTATCCGTCTAAGCGTAAGCGAAGGAAGTTATATCCGTTCGTATGCAGAAATTTTTGGAAAAAAGTTTGGTTATAATGTAACTTTAAGCTCATTAAAAAGGATAAGTGAAGGCAAATTTTGCTACGAAAATGAAAAATTTTTGAATATTTGCGATTTTTTAAACATTCAGAAGAATACATACTTTGGGGAAATAAATGATATTCTTGATGGTAAGAAATTAAAAATTAACGATTTTGAAACACAAAAGCAAGGAATTTATTTGCTAAATTATGATAAATTTATGAGCGTAATCCAAATCACGGATGATACTATAAATTACACTCTAAATAAGGTTGAAAAATGTTAA
- a CDS encoding ATP-dependent helicase, with the protein MEKLLSNLNESQREAATHIDGPMLILAGAGSGKTKTITTRLAYLIGEVGIDAANTLTLTFTNKAANEMRSRAMTMLSQSGKNYSPLLCTFHKFGLLFLKLYIEKLGRKNNFVIIDTDDKKRIIKSFESPVATAILSSEISNYKNSLLSVEEVYKNANFSSFDKSKDNFYKQAAQIYEKYEDYLKTNNLVDFDDLLGLTYKILDENEELAREISNRYKYIMVDEYQDTNDLQYKLLKKLCLCHENICVVGDDDQSIYGWRGAKIDNILNFKDQFKDVKIIRLEKNYRSSEAILKAANELIDHNRNRLGKKLVGTKGEGEAVNLIESFDESVEAGKIAKNIKELLSKGVQAKDIAILYRINALSRSLEDGLNKEQIAYKMVGGVKFYERAEIKDIISYLRLINNPNDDFSIRRIINRPKRGLGKVSLDKLEKIAFDGKISIYEAISNISDNDEAFSKKVKSALLEFANNLKELQESSSVFDLIDKFEAKFGVKKYYESLPDGSERAANIDEFYAVLKDQIKQNPSFDLEEFLNEITLTSEQDGISDEAISIMSVHASKGLEFEHLFVIGLEEGFFPLIGDGSDIEEERRLAYVAITRAKKTLSLSFANSRFYKGQRTRLNKSRFLSESGITHGSLVIEQSNEFKKGDLVKHKIFGIGRVSAVSKIKKEFKLTINFGGNIREIMSSFVEKAV; encoded by the coding sequence ATGGAAAAATTACTATCAAATTTAAACGAATCTCAGCGCGAAGCAGCTACTCATATAGATGGTCCGATGCTCATACTTGCAGGAGCTGGCAGCGGCAAGACAAAGACCATCACAACTAGGCTTGCCTACCTCATCGGCGAGGTCGGTATAGACGCGGCAAATACACTAACTCTTACTTTTACAAACAAAGCCGCCAACGAGATGCGTAGTAGAGCCATGACGATGCTAAGCCAAAGTGGCAAAAACTACTCGCCACTGCTTTGTACATTTCACAAATTTGGACTTTTGTTTTTAAAACTATATATTGAAAAGCTTGGTAGAAAAAATAACTTCGTCATAATAGACACAGACGATAAAAAACGTATCATCAAAAGCTTTGAAAGTCCAGTTGCCACGGCGATTTTGTCAAGCGAAATTTCAAACTACAAAAACTCACTTTTAAGCGTCGAAGAGGTCTATAAAAATGCAAATTTCTCGTCTTTTGATAAAAGCAAGGATAATTTTTACAAACAAGCAGCGCAAATTTATGAAAAATATGAAGACTATCTCAAAACAAATAACCTTGTTGATTTTGACGATCTGCTAGGGCTTACATATAAAATTTTAGACGAAAACGAAGAGCTAGCAAGAGAAATTTCAAACCGCTACAAATACATAATGGTCGATGAGTATCAAGATACAAACGACCTTCAGTATAAACTGCTAAAAAAGCTCTGTCTATGCCACGAAAACATCTGCGTCGTAGGCGACGATGACCAGAGTATCTACGGCTGGCGTGGCGCAAAAATAGATAATATCTTAAATTTTAAAGATCAGTTTAAAGATGTAAAGATCATTAGACTTGAGAAAAACTACCGCTCGAGCGAGGCGATACTAAAGGCTGCAAACGAGCTGATAGATCATAACCGCAACCGCCTTGGCAAGAAGCTTGTGGGCACAAAAGGCGAAGGCGAGGCTGTAAATTTGATAGAAAGCTTTGATGAGAGCGTTGAAGCTGGCAAGATCGCAAAGAACATAAAAGAGCTTTTAAGCAAAGGCGTGCAAGCAAAAGATATTGCGATCTTATACCGCATAAATGCGCTCTCTCGCTCGCTTGAAGATGGGCTAAATAAAGAGCAAATCGCTTATAAAATGGTGGGTGGCGTTAAATTTTACGAAAGGGCCGAGATCAAAGACATTATTAGCTATCTAAGGCTGATAAACAATCCAAACGATGATTTTTCAATAAGACGTATCATCAATCGTCCAAAGCGAGGACTAGGCAAAGTTAGTCTTGATAAGCTTGAAAAAATAGCATTTGATGGCAAAATTTCCATTTACGAGGCAATCTCAAACATCTCTGATAACGACGAAGCTTTTAGCAAAAAGGTAAAATCAGCTCTTCTTGAGTTTGCAAACAACCTAAAAGAGCTTCAAGAAAGCAGCTCTGTTTTTGATCTAATAGATAAATTTGAAGCAAAATTTGGCGTAAAAAAATACTATGAGAGCTTGCCAGATGGCTCTGAAAGAGCGGCAAACATCGATGAGTTTTACGCTGTTTTAAAAGATCAGATAAAGCAAAATCCAAGTTTTGATCTAGAGGAATTTCTAAATGAGATCACTCTAACAAGCGAGCAAGACGGTATCAGCGACGAGGCAATCAGCATCATGAGTGTACATGCAAGCAAGGGACTTGAGTTTGAGCACCTTTTTGTGATCGGCCTTGAAGAGGGATTTTTCCCGCTCATTGGTGACGGCAGCGATATCGAAGAAGAACGCAGGCTTGCATACGTGGCGATCACAAGAGCCAAAAAAACACTTAGCCTAAGCTTTGCAAATTCACGCTTTTACAAGGGTCAGCGCACAAGGCTAAATAAGAGTAGATTTTTAAGCGAGAGCGGTATCACGCATGGCTCGCTAGTCATCGAACAGAGTAATGAATTTAAAAAAGGCGACTTGGTTAAGCATAAAATTTTTGGTATCGGCAGGGTGAGCGCGGTTAGTAAGATCAAAAAAGAGTTTAAACTTACTATAAATTTTGGTGGCAATATAAGAGAGATAATGTCAAGCTTCGTGGAAAAGGCCGTATGA
- the smpB gene encoding SsrA-binding protein SmpB: MKDLAKNKKALHDFSILETFEAGIVLKGSEVKALRAGRANLKDSFVRVIKGELFLLNAHISYLETTHSAFRPNERAARKLLMHRKQIDKIFGQVSQDGLTLVVLALYLSEKNIVKARLALAKGKNLHDKRETLKRREADKEARAAIKRYV, encoded by the coding sequence ATAAAAGATCTAGCAAAAAACAAAAAAGCTTTGCATGACTTTAGCATACTTGAAACCTTCGAGGCTGGCATTGTTTTAAAAGGTAGCGAGGTCAAGGCTCTAAGGGCTGGCAGAGCAAATTTAAAAGATAGCTTTGTGCGCGTCATAAAGGGTGAGCTTTTCTTACTAAACGCCCATATCAGCTATCTTGAGACTACACACAGCGCATTTCGTCCAAATGAGCGAGCAGCCAGAAAACTTTTGATGCACAGAAAGCAGATCGATAAAATTTTCGGTCAAGTCTCACAAGATGGGCTGACACTAGTTGTCCTAGCACTTTACCTAAGCGAAAAAAACATCGTAAAAGCAAGACTAGCCCTTGCAAAAGGTAAAAATTTACACGATAAACGTGAGACTCTAAAAAGACGCGAGGCAGACAAAGAGGCAAGAGCTGCCATAAAAAGATATGTTTAA
- a CDS encoding M3 family oligoendopeptidase: protein MQIWDLKALFANEKECEQNALNLQKECEKFKDKYLEIYENLKTDEFLKAFCEYENLIAKISKVMTYAFLNFAKDTSKGAFYAKIDEIATKANENLIFFEIKFNEFSPKKQKEIIKSSKKYGYYLSNLAKAKPHQLSVAEERVLLRTASTGAEGFSRLFDESMSKMKFKFKGELLNEEEILAKLHESDQSVRKLAAKSLSNELSKHQHLLGYIYNMIKTDLKTSCELRNFKLPEEPRHLENQISKKSVDSLIAVTEKNFDLVSKFYERKREILGLEKLYDYDRYAPLSSEGEYKFDECKKIVLKAFGTFSPKFGDIAKSAFSDGWIDVYPAPNKRGGAFSHSGSSDTHPYVLLNHTNQRRDLFTLAHELGHAVHQKLSYNVSYLNSDTPLTTAETASVFCEMLVFDHVKENLSKKEKISLLAGKIEDIFATLYRQINFTTFERAVHAHEGEISLDELNKIWLKESKKMFGKSVTLNDYYKIWWSYIPHFIHTPFYCYAYSYAQLLVLALFGLYKSGKCKNFVEIYTEFLSLGGSLSPRELVGKFGFDIDDKNFWQIGINEVKKLVDEFLEISKD, encoded by the coding sequence ATGCAAATTTGGGATCTAAAAGCACTTTTTGCAAACGAAAAAGAGTGCGAGCAAAACGCACTAAATTTACAAAAAGAGTGCGAGAAATTTAAAGATAAATACCTAGAAATTTATGAAAATTTAAAAACAGACGAGTTTTTAAAGGCATTTTGCGAATATGAAAACTTGATAGCTAAAATTTCAAAAGTAATGACCTATGCTTTTTTAAATTTTGCCAAAGATACAAGCAAAGGTGCATTTTATGCAAAGATCGACGAGATAGCGACAAAAGCAAATGAAAATTTGATATTTTTTGAGATCAAATTTAATGAGTTTAGCCCTAAAAAACAAAAAGAGATCATCAAAAGCTCTAAAAAATATGGCTACTATCTAAGCAATCTCGCTAAAGCAAAACCGCACCAACTAAGTGTTGCCGAAGAAAGAGTTTTGCTTCGCACCGCAAGCACTGGAGCTGAGGGCTTTTCAAGGCTTTTTGATGAGAGTATGAGCAAGATGAAGTTTAAATTTAAAGGCGAGCTTTTAAATGAAGAAGAGATTCTAGCCAAGCTTCATGAGAGTGACCAAAGCGTGCGAAAACTAGCCGCCAAAAGCCTTTCAAACGAGCTTAGCAAGCACCAGCACCTCCTTGGCTACATATATAATATGATAAAAACTGATCTAAAAACGAGCTGCGAGCTGCGAAATTTCAAGCTTCCTGAAGAGCCAAGACACCTTGAAAATCAAATCAGTAAAAAAAGCGTTGATTCGCTAATTGCTGTAACTGAGAAAAATTTCGATTTAGTTTCTAAATTTTACGAGCGCAAAAGAGAAATTTTAGGCCTTGAAAAGCTTTATGATTACGATAGATACGCGCCTCTTAGCAGCGAAGGTGAGTATAAATTTGATGAGTGCAAAAAGATAGTTTTAAAGGCGTTTGGGACATTTTCACCTAAATTTGGCGATATAGCCAAAAGCGCCTTTAGTGACGGCTGGATCGACGTTTATCCAGCGCCAAACAAGCGAGGTGGCGCGTTTTCTCACTCTGGATCAAGCGACACGCATCCTTATGTTTTGCTAAATCACACAAATCAGCGAAGAGACCTTTTCACGCTAGCTCACGAGCTTGGTCACGCTGTTCATCAAAAGCTCTCTTATAATGTAAGCTACCTAAACTCAGACACTCCGCTAACCACGGCTGAGACGGCTTCAGTCTTTTGCGAGATGCTAGTTTTTGACCACGTAAAAGAAAACCTTAGCAAAAAAGAGAAAATTTCACTACTCGCTGGCAAGATCGAGGATATATTTGCCACGCTTTACCGCCAGATAAATTTCACCACATTTGAGCGAGCCGTGCATGCACACGAGGGCGAGATCAGCCTAGATGAGTTAAATAAAATTTGGCTTAAAGAGAGCAAAAAGATGTTTGGCAAAAGCGTCACGCTAAATGACTACTACAAAATTTGGTGGAGCTATATCCCGCACTTCATCCACACACCATTTTATTGCTACGCCTACTCTTACGCGCAGCTTCTTGTGCTTGCACTTTTTGGACTTTACAAAAGTGGCAAATGCAAAAATTTTGTCGAAATTTACACCGAGTTTTTAAGCCTTGGCGGAAGTCTTAGCCCAAGGGAGCTTGTGGGTAAATTTGGCTTTGACATAGATGATAAAAATTTCTGGCAGATCGGTATAAACGAGGTTAAAAAGCTAGTAGATGAGTTTTTAGAAATTTCAAAGGATTAA
- a CDS encoding thioredoxin — protein sequence MKKLIVLIIALFTFFGCGEDESSSTNFKEFSPNEEVKLIDVSGKELTLVRKDHGFAIKNDENKVLMIDIFGTFCPPCQKEAAELTKYQLENKDKFTLIGLTHFENVTNEYVLHEFMQKFNAYYFITNDQKINDRLAEQIVRDIEYKHEIALPFKVVIKNGEYQILTDVDSGQYGVKYYLGGIKVTKMKEDLAKIYETK from the coding sequence ATGAAGAAATTAATTGTTTTAATAATCGCTTTATTTACTTTTTTTGGTTGCGGTGAGGACGAGAGCAGCAGTACAAATTTTAAAGAATTTAGCCCAAATGAAGAGGTTAAGCTTATAGACGTAAGCGGCAAGGAGCTTACTTTAGTTAGAAAAGATCACGGCTTTGCTATCAAAAATGATGAAAATAAGGTTTTAATGATCGACATTTTTGGCACATTTTGCCCGCCTTGCCAAAAAGAGGCAGCTGAACTTACAAAATATCAGCTTGAAAACAAAGATAAATTTACACTAATTGGACTAACTCACTTTGAAAATGTCACAAATGAGTATGTTTTGCATGAATTTATGCAAAAATTTAATGCCTACTATTTCATAACAAACGATCAAAAGATAAATGACAGACTTGCCGAACAGATCGTAAGAGACATCGAATATAAACACGAGATCGCACTACCTTTTAAAGTAGTGATAAAAAATGGCGAATATCAAATTTTAACAGACGTAGATAGCGGACAATACGGGGTAAAATACTATCTTGGCGGCATAAAAGTCACAAAAATGAAAGAAGATCTGGCAAAAATTTATGAGACAAAATAA
- the csrA gene encoding carbon storage regulator CsrA, with product MLILARKENEEILIGNDIKVVIVNISKNTVKLGIEAPRNTMILRSELANDIKNENIHATKTASEADIHELAKKIEK from the coding sequence ATGTTAATCCTAGCAAGAAAAGAAAATGAAGAAATTTTAATAGGAAATGACATAAAAGTTGTCATAGTAAATATTTCAAAAAATACCGTTAAACTCGGTATCGAAGCGCCACGAAATACAATGATACTAAGAAGCGAACTAGCAAATGATATCAAAAACGAAAATATCCATGCCACAAAAACTGCAAGTGAAGCCGATATTCATGAGCTAGCTAAAAAAATTGAGAAATGA